In Halobacterium noricense, the genomic stretch TGTCCGTGCGCGCGCCGACGCCCGACGAAATCACCGCCGTGCTCCGCGACATCGTGGACGCCGAGGGCGTGGAGTCCGACGCGGACGGCATCGAGTTCGTCGCGGGGTACGCCGACGGCGACCTCCGGAAGGCCATCCTGGGCGCGCAGACGACCGCCGAGCAGGAGGGCGAAATCACGATGAACACGGCCTACGAGACGCTCCAGGACGTCGGTCCCGACGACCAGATCACGTCGATGCTGGACGACGCGGAGGCCGGCGAGTTCACGGACGCGCGCTCGACGCTCGACGACCTGCTCGTCGACGACGGGCTGAGCGGCGAGGAGGTGCTCGAAGAGATTCTGCGCGTCGGGCGGTCGCGCTACGACGGCGAGGAGCTCGCAGAGATCCACCGGCTCGCGGGCGACGTGGAGTTCGACCTGCACGCGGGGAACAGCGACCGGATTCAGGTCGGGCGGCTGCTCGCGGAACTCGGTCGAGAGACGTAATCGCCGCCCGCCGCGTGTGGTTTCGTGTTCGCCTCGCGGCCGTCAGGCGAACACGAGCAGCCCGACGAACAGGCCGAAGACGAGAACGACCGGGAGCAGCATCCAGAACACGTCGGCCAGGCTCGTCCCGTCGGTCGAGGGGTTATTCGGGGGCGAGCCCAGCCCGATACCTAGGTCGTCACCGTCCTGCACGAATGACTGTTCGAAGCGAGTCGGTAAGTACTCTGTGTCGGTTCTGGAGGCGCGAGCGCGCCGTGGCCGCGGGCACTCCGAAGGAGTAGTTTTTCTACGCGCGGCCACCGAGAGCCACTGTGTCTCTCGCCGACCAGTTCGAGCGCGTCGGAATCGTCGCCGGTGCCGTCCTGTTGGTGGCGCTGCCGCTGTCACTGGCCGTGGACGCACTCGTCGGCCCGGAAACGCCGTGGTGGCAGCTACTCGTCGTGCTCGGCCCCGGGTTCGTCGTCGGGTGGGCGGCGGCCGCCGACGACCTGCCGGTGGCGTACGGGAGCGTCTGGTTCGTCTGCTTCGTCGGCTACCTGCTCTCGGTCGCGACGATTCGCCTGCTCGAACTGGTGCCCGTCCACGAACACACGACGAGCGTGCTGGTCGTGCTCGCGGCGTCGTTCGCGGTTGCCGTCGTCGCCGACAGTTACCGGTAGGCACGACGCGCGTAGACGAGCGCCGGCAAACCCAGCGGGAGCGCGAGGACGCCGAACACGGCTGCGAGGCGGCGGCCGCTCCGTCCGTCCGAGCGCGTGAGTAGGAACGCCACGACGCCGAGCACGGCGACGGCGTACGCGAGGTTGCTCCAGGTGGGAACGTACGACGAACAGTACCCCCAGCAGACGAGGGTGTACGACGGGGCGTTCCACGTCGGTGGGTAGAGTTTCGGCCAGAAGAACCGGCAGTACGTGGTGAGCGCCACCATCAGGTAGGCGGGGAGGCCGACCAGCCACGCGTTCGGCCCGAGTGGCGTTCGGGCGGCGTAGCGGCGGTACACGGCGAGTAACGCGAACGGAAGCGCGGCCACCCACGTCCAGACAGCGAGCGTGTACGTGACCGGCCAGTGCTCGATGCGGGGTTGCGTGACTGGGAGGCGCAGCGACGCGGGCAGCGTCGCCCACGGGAACGACGGGTCCGGGACGGGGTTGGTGAGGAACGCGACCAGCCCGAGGAGTGTGCCAACCGCGAGTGCAGCGACGCCGAGGTCAGCGGCGGCGTCGAAGCAGTCGGGTAGCGGGTCCGGGGCACGCTCCGACATACGTCCCCCTTACGCGGCGGGGATTGATTGCAGTTTCTGCTTCGAATCCGAACTCACCGGCAGTGTGAGCCAGCGGTTTCCGGTCCTCGAACGGGTCTCGGAGTGACGAATCGAAGGTTAGCCCGATGGTTCTCGGTGCTTCCGCGCAGCGACGGCGCCGAGGAACGCCAGCGAGACGAGCGCGCGCTTCGGGCTGATGCCGAGCGCGAGCGGTGAATCGTCGTTCTGTTCGCTGTCGGAGCCGCCGGCGAACGTGACGAGTGCGGAATCTTCCGTCGTGACTGTCGACTCGCTGCTCGCGGCGACAGATTGGACGCCGGCACCCACCAGCAGGCAGACGACGGCAGCGACGGCACAGAGACGCACGGCAGTTTCGGCGTTGATATCGTAGGTTAGCCGATACGTAGCCAAAAAGGTTATCTGATAATCGTTGTCGTGCTAGGCACCACCAGAGCGCGTATATATCGAAATAGTAGGATACGGGGGCTATCTACTCGTCCTGATTGTTACCTTTCGTTGTCACGTCGCTCATGTCAGTCGAGTACGAGGACGTAGCGTGTCAGGGAGCGGTGGACGCGGCGCTCGAAGCGCTCGGCGACCGTCCAGTCGGCGTCGCGCGCGGCGGGCCGCCAGTCGCGGTCGGCGACGAGCACGCAGCGGTCGGTGACGCGCCGGGCTTCTGCGAGCGCGCCGGCGACGAGGTCCGCGAGTTCGTGCGTCTCGACTTTCGACTGGCGGCCGTACGGCGCGTCGAAGATGACCGCGTCGGCGGTGTCGTCCCGGAGTGGGAGCCGGGTGGCGTCGGCACGCGCGACGTCGAAGTCCGGGACGTACGCGGCGAGGTTCCGACGAGCGCCCGCGACCATCTTCTGCTGGGCGTCGGTGCCGACCGGGCGCGCGCCGAGCAAGCCGGCTTCGATGAGCACGCCGCCGGTGCCACACATCGGATCGAGGACGACGTCGCCCGACTTGACGCGCGCGAGGTTGCAGAGCGCGCGTGCCAACAACGGGTCCATGCTGCCCGGCTGGAAGAACGGGCGGTCGGTGGGCTTGCGCTCGCCGAAGTCGCGGACGGACTCGGCGGCGAGCCACGCGAGGAAGCAGGAGTCGTCAGCGAAGAGTGCCCGGAGCTCGTGGTCTGGGTCGTCCAAGTCCACGTCGAAGCCGGCGTCGACGAGCACGCCGCCGAGGTCGCGCTCGGCCTGCTGGGTGTCGACGTCGGTCGTGTTGCGGACGTTGCGCGCACGGACCGCGACCGAGCGCGCGCGCGCGACGTCGGCGTCTCGGAGCGCGTCGACGGCGGCGGCGACGCTGGCGTCGGTTGTGGCGACGTGGTCGCCGGCGCGGTGCGTGTACGCGAGGCTGCGGAAGCGCTCGCGGTCGACGTCGCTGGCGAGACCGATACCGGGGGCCGCGACGCGGACGTCGGTCGCGGCGGCGCGGGCTTCGGCGGCGGCGAAGTCGTCGTCGGCACCGCCGAGTTCGAGGACGTACACGTCGGCAACTGGACGCCCGCGGGCAATCAGCCTGCCGGCATCGCGGGGTACTTGAGGCGTTACTCCCCGGACTACCAACCTTTATAAACCTTAAATACGTGATTTAAACCGTACGATGACCGACCCCAAGGAAACCATCAATATTGAAAACGTGGTCGCCTCCACCGGCATCGGCCAGGAGCTCGACCTCCAGAGCGTCGCGATGGACTTGGAGGGGGCCGACTACGACCCCGAGCAGTTCCCCGGCCTCGTCTACCGCACGCAGGACCCCAAGAGCGCCGCGCTCATCTTCCGGTCCGGCAAAATCGTCTGCACCGGCGCGAAATCGACCGACGACGTCCACGAGAGCCTCCGAATCGTCTTCGACAAGCTCCGCGAACTCTCCATCGAAGTCGAGGAGGAGCCCGAAATCGTCGTCCAGAACATCGTCACCTCCGCGGACCTCGGCCGCCAGCTCAACCTCAACGCCATCGCCATCGGCCTCGGCCTCGAGAACATCGAGTACGAGCCCGAGCAGTTCCCCGGCCTCGTCTACCGCCTCGACGAACCGGAAGTCGTCGCGCTGCTGTTCGGCTCCGGGAAGCTCGTCATCACCGGCGGGAAGAAGCCCGAGGACGCCGAACACGCCGTCGACAAGATCGTCTCCCGGCTCGAAGAGCTCGGCCTCCTCGAATAAGGCGACGTGGTCGTCCTCCAGGTCCAGCCCGCGCCCGGCACGCTCGGCCAGTACGTCGGCACGCTCGTCGGCGGCTGGCTGCTGTTCGCGTTCACCGCGCACGTCGCCGCGACGTACATACTCGGCGACGTCCCGTGGAAGCGCGCGCTGCTCGTCGGCGTCGCGCCCGCGGTCGTCACGGTCGCGCTCGTCCGGTACAATCCGGCCATCATCATCGCCGTCAGCCTCGCCGCCGACTTCGCGGCCGTCCACGCGGTCTACCGCGTGAAGTACCGGACCGCCGCGCTCGTCGTCGTGATGCACTACGTCGTCTCGGTGGCGTTGGTGTTGCTCGCCGCGAACCTGCTGGCGCTGTTGAGCACCGCGCCGGCCTGAGTTGCACGCGCAGAGAACGGCCGTCTCGCTTTTTGGCCCGTCCCGAGTACTCGCAGCCATGAACGGCTACGAGCGGCGCGCCCTCCACGCGAGCGCCCTCGCGCTCGCCGCCGCTGCGCTCGCGTACGCCGCGTCCTACGTCCACGAACCCGGGGCCGACGTCGCCGCCGTCTTCGGCATCGCCGCCGTCCTCCTCGGCGCGTACCACGCGCTCGGCGACCCCGACGCGGCCGCGGGCGCGTGGCTCTCTCCGACCGGCGCTGCGGTCCTCGCAGTCGTCGCGGACGCCGCCCAAGACCTCCGCCTCGCGGCGCTCGCGCTCGCGGGCCTGAGCGTGCTCGGGTTCGTCCTCTACCCGCTCACGGCAGCCGCTGCGCGAGCCGTCGCAGGCGGCGACTTCCTCGGATAGTTACTCGACGAGGCGCTCGATTTCGGTGACGAGGATACCGGTCGCGCCCTCGCGCTTGAGGTCGTTGACCGCCTCGAAGACGTCGCGCTCCTCGACGACCGCGTGCACCGCCACGATGCCGGGTTCGTCGACGTCCAGCACGGTCGGCCCGCCGAGCCCCGGAATCACGCCCTCGATGGCGTCGAGGTTCTCCTCGGGCGCGTTCAACATCAGGTAGCGCTTGCCCGCCGCGGAAAGTACGGACTGCAGCGCGGTCTCGACCTGCTCGACTTTCGGGTCGTCGGTGACGTCCTCGCGGGCGAACAGCCGCACGGAACTCTGGAGCACCTCGTCGACGATTTTCAGGCGGTTCACGCGCAGCGTCGTCCCTGTCGACGTGATGTCCACGATGGCGTCGGCCATCTCCACGTGCGGCGTCAGCTCGGTCGCACCAGACACCTCCACGATGTCCGGGCTAACGGCCTTCCCGTCGAAGTACGCGCGCGTAATCGTCGGGAACTCCGTCGCGACCGTCTTCCCCGCCAAATCATCGGCGGCGTCGATGCTGCCGTCCTCCGGCGCTGCGAGCACCAGCCGGCACGTCCCGTAATCGAGGTCCAGCAATTCTTCGACGTTGTCCGCGCCGGATTCGTGCACCTGGTCGAGGCCCGTGATGCCGAGGTCCGCCGCGCCGTCCGCGACGTACTCCGGGATGTCCGCCGCCCGCGCGTACAACACGGTAATCTCGGGGTCGACGGTGTCGGCGTACAACTGGCGTTCC encodes the following:
- a CDS encoding TIGR01177 family methyltransferase gives rise to the protein MYVLELGGADDDFAAAEARAAATDVRVAAPGIGLASDVDRERFRSLAYTHRAGDHVATTDASVAAAVDALRDADVARARSVAVRARNVRNTTDVDTQQAERDLGGVLVDAGFDVDLDDPDHELRALFADDSCFLAWLAAESVRDFGERKPTDRPFFQPGSMDPLLARALCNLARVKSGDVVLDPMCGTGGVLIEAGLLGARPVGTDAQQKMVAGARRNLAAYVPDFDVARADATRLPLRDDTADAVIFDAPYGRQSKVETHELADLVAGALAEARRVTDRCVLVADRDWRPAARDADWTVAERFERRVHRSLTRYVLVLD
- a CDS encoding TATA-box-binding protein; translated protein: MTDPKETINIENVVASTGIGQELDLQSVAMDLEGADYDPEQFPGLVYRTQDPKSAALIFRSGKIVCTGAKSTDDVHESLRIVFDKLRELSIEVEEEPEIVVQNIVTSADLGRQLNLNAIAIGLGLENIEYEPEQFPGLVYRLDEPEVVALLFGSGKLVITGGKKPEDAEHAVDKIVSRLEELGLLE
- a CDS encoding DUF7473 family protein — protein: MVVLQVQPAPGTLGQYVGTLVGGWLLFAFTAHVAATYILGDVPWKRALLVGVAPAVVTVALVRYNPAIIIAVSLAADFAAVHAVYRVKYRTAALVVVMHYVVSVALVLLAANLLALLSTAPA
- the hisG gene encoding ATP phosphoribosyltransferase; this translates as MRIAVPNKGRIHDPTLDLLDRAGIGVESGAERQLYADTVDPEITVLYARAADIPEYVADGAADLGITGLDQVHESGADNVEELLDLDYGTCRLVLAAPEDGSIDAADDLAGKTVATEFPTITRAYFDGKAVSPDIVEVSGATELTPHVEMADAIVDITSTGTTLRVNRLKIVDEVLQSSVRLFAREDVTDDPKVEQVETALQSVLSAAGKRYLMLNAPEENLDAIEGVIPGLGGPTVLDVDEPGIVAVHAVVEERDVFEAVNDLKREGATGILVTEIERLVE